One stretch of Micromonospora cremea DNA includes these proteins:
- a CDS encoding AMP-binding protein, whose product MGNSTLIHRFSDAAAARPDHPAVLGDTGPLDYAALAGLAGGHADLLAAAGVRSGDRVGLLTAHGAGTIAAILGTLAEGAAYVPLDPGFPEQRLRHLLDGADVTVLLCGGEHTELARRLAADRPGLRVVPALDVRPAPLRPVPVAPDALAYVLFTSGSTGRPKAVGQSHRNLTHVVDNQIALLDLRPDDRLSLLASFSFDAAIPDLYPALLTGATVVPVDLRRHGLAYAVEQLARHGVTVYHSTPTVYRYLLDTPGVKRLDRVRVVLLGGEQASYADAARARGRFAPGCVLVNGYGATEMTFGARYALPLADVDPAATGPLPIGAALPGYALRLAPDGEIVVRSRHLAPGYLDQTSDRFGHDPDGVPAYRTGDLGELLPTGELRCLGRLDRQVKVRGFRVELTEIESVLAAEPGIAEVRAIARDGELLAYVRPAGPRVDAVALRAALARQLPEYALPRAVVPVAEFPLTASGKVDERALPDPARAVPLGDRPATPTERVVHDIWCAVLGRDAVGRTDSFFDVGGQSLLLGQVQQRLADRFGVAVPLLRLFDHPTVAAQARLVDPPAPTTPPPAPVVATPTLPAEAPAAPGLSAAPAGVRDHTGDEIAVVGLAGRFPGAPDLATFWWNLCAGVDAIHDHSDEELAALGVGPGLRADPRHVKSTGRLGGVADFDAEFFAFGDREAARTDPQHRLFLETAWEALEDAGHDPARFPGLVGVYGATSVNRYFLFHLMDNPAVVGDVDPDDWEARLIGRQLTDHLPGQVAYRLGLTGPAVAVQSACSSSLVAVCLAAQSLADYQCDLALAGGVSVTWPRHRHTPGGLASPDGRCRAFDEAAQGAGFGSGVGVVALRRLADAQADGDQVLAILPGWAVTNDGAERAGYAVPGPAGQAAAVAGALAAAEVDPGEVRFIETHGSGTPLGDAIEVAALHEVYQGAAPAETCALGSVKTTIGHLDAAAGIAGLIKAVLAVRHGVIPPNLHFTRPHPEIDLAAGPFYVPTKVRDWPDAPRRVAGVSSFGLGGTNAHVVVEQAPPADPVDPPPAGAHLLPVSARTPAALRAALTRLRRHLAGTTPALSEAAATLALGRRAFRHRAAVVANDSAGAVAALDELLATDARVAGAPGPLRELAAAWVAGRDADLTTLHPAGTVRRTSLPTYPFQRQRYWIDPPQKGVR is encoded by the coding sequence ATGGGAAATTCGACGCTGATCCATCGCTTCAGCGATGCCGCCGCCGCTCGTCCCGACCATCCCGCCGTACTCGGCGACACCGGCCCACTCGACTACGCCGCCCTCGCCGGCCTGGCCGGGGGGCACGCCGACCTGCTGGCCGCGGCCGGCGTCCGGTCCGGTGACCGGGTCGGCCTGCTGACCGCCCATGGCGCCGGCACCATCGCCGCCATCCTCGGCACGCTCGCCGAGGGCGCCGCCTACGTTCCGCTCGACCCCGGCTTCCCGGAGCAGCGACTGCGCCACCTGCTCGACGGCGCCGACGTCACCGTCCTGCTCTGCGGCGGCGAGCACACCGAGCTGGCCCGTCGGCTCGCCGCCGACCGGCCCGGCCTACGGGTCGTCCCGGCCCTCGACGTGCGGCCCGCGCCGCTGCGGCCGGTGCCGGTGGCCCCGGACGCGCTCGCGTACGTGCTGTTCACCTCCGGCTCCACCGGGCGGCCCAAGGCGGTCGGGCAGAGCCATCGCAACCTGACGCACGTCGTGGACAACCAGATCGCTCTCCTCGACCTGCGGCCGGACGACCGGCTGAGCCTGCTCGCCTCGTTCAGCTTCGACGCGGCGATCCCCGACCTGTACCCGGCGCTGCTCACCGGCGCCACCGTCGTCCCGGTCGACCTGCGCCGGCACGGGCTGGCGTACGCCGTCGAACAGTTGGCCCGCCACGGCGTCACCGTCTACCACTCCACCCCGACGGTCTACCGGTACCTGCTGGACACCCCGGGCGTAAAGCGACTGGACCGGGTCCGGGTGGTCCTGCTCGGCGGCGAACAGGCCAGCTACGCCGACGCGGCCCGCGCGCGGGGCCGCTTCGCCCCCGGCTGCGTCCTGGTCAACGGCTACGGGGCCACCGAGATGACCTTCGGCGCCCGGTACGCGCTGCCGCTGGCCGATGTCGACCCGGCGGCCACCGGTCCGCTGCCGATCGGCGCCGCCCTGCCCGGGTACGCGCTGCGGCTGGCGCCGGACGGCGAGATCGTCGTACGCAGCCGGCACCTCGCCCCCGGCTACCTCGACCAGACCAGCGACCGGTTCGGCCACGACCCCGACGGCGTGCCGGCGTACCGCACCGGTGACCTGGGCGAGCTGCTGCCCACCGGCGAGCTGCGCTGCCTCGGCCGGCTGGACCGACAGGTCAAGGTGCGCGGGTTCCGGGTCGAGCTGACCGAGATCGAGTCCGTGCTCGCCGCCGAGCCGGGCATCGCCGAGGTGCGCGCCATCGCCCGCGACGGCGAGTTGCTGGCGTACGTCCGGCCGGCCGGGCCGCGGGTGGACGCGGTGGCGCTGCGGGCCGCCCTGGCCCGGCAGCTGCCCGAGTACGCGTTGCCCCGCGCCGTCGTGCCGGTCGCCGAGTTCCCCCTGACCGCCAGCGGGAAGGTCGACGAGCGGGCGCTGCCGGACCCGGCCCGGGCGGTGCCGCTCGGGGACCGGCCCGCCACCCCGACCGAGCGGGTCGTGCACGACATCTGGTGCGCCGTGCTCGGCCGGGACGCGGTCGGTCGCACCGACAGCTTCTTCGACGTCGGCGGGCAGTCCCTGCTCCTCGGCCAGGTGCAGCAGCGGTTGGCCGACCGGTTCGGTGTGGCGGTGCCGCTGCTGCGGCTCTTCGACCACCCGACCGTCGCCGCCCAGGCCCGGTTGGTCGACCCGCCGGCACCGACCACCCCGCCGCCCGCGCCGGTGGTTGCCACGCCGACCCTGCCCGCCGAGGCGCCAGCCGCCCCCGGCCTGTCCGCCGCGCCGGCCGGCGTGCGCGACCACACCGGCGACGAGATCGCCGTGGTCGGTCTCGCCGGCCGGTTCCCCGGCGCGCCGGACCTGGCCACCTTCTGGTGGAACCTGTGCGCCGGGGTGGACGCCATCCACGACCACAGCGACGAGGAGCTGGCCGCGCTGGGCGTCGGCCCGGGGCTGCGCGCCGACCCCCGGCACGTCAAGTCCACCGGCCGGCTCGGTGGGGTCGCCGACTTCGACGCGGAGTTCTTCGCCTTCGGCGACCGGGAGGCCGCCCGCACCGACCCGCAGCACCGGCTGTTCCTGGAGACCGCGTGGGAAGCGCTGGAGGACGCGGGTCACGACCCGGCCCGGTTCCCCGGCCTGGTCGGCGTGTACGGCGCCACCTCCGTCAACCGCTACTTCCTGTTCCACCTGATGGACAACCCGGCGGTGGTCGGCGACGTCGACCCGGACGACTGGGAGGCCCGGCTGATCGGACGGCAGCTCACCGACCACCTGCCCGGGCAGGTCGCGTACCGGCTGGGGCTGACCGGGCCGGCGGTGGCGGTGCAGAGCGCCTGCTCCAGCTCACTGGTGGCGGTCTGCCTCGCCGCGCAGAGCCTCGCCGACTACCAGTGCGACCTCGCCCTGGCCGGCGGGGTGAGCGTGACCTGGCCACGGCACCGGCACACTCCCGGTGGCCTGGCCTCCCCGGACGGCCGCTGCCGCGCCTTCGACGAAGCCGCCCAGGGCGCCGGGTTCGGCTCCGGCGTCGGGGTGGTGGCGCTGCGCCGGCTCGCCGACGCGCAGGCCGACGGCGACCAGGTCCTCGCGATCCTGCCCGGCTGGGCGGTCACCAACGACGGCGCCGAGCGGGCCGGCTACGCCGTCCCCGGCCCGGCCGGCCAGGCCGCCGCGGTGGCCGGCGCGCTCGCCGCCGCAGAGGTCGACCCCGGCGAGGTCCGCTTCATCGAGACGCACGGCAGCGGCACTCCGCTCGGCGACGCCATCGAGGTGGCCGCGCTGCACGAGGTGTACCAGGGCGCCGCCCCGGCCGAGACCTGCGCGCTCGGCTCGGTGAAGACCACCATCGGGCACCTCGACGCCGCGGCCGGGATCGCCGGGCTGATCAAGGCGGTGCTCGCCGTGCGGCACGGCGTCATCCCGCCGAACCTGCACTTCACCCGCCCGCACCCGGAGATCGACCTGGCCGCCGGCCCCTTCTACGTACCGACCAAGGTGCGGGACTGGCCGGACGCGCCGCGCCGGGTCGCCGGGGTCAGCTCGTTCGGGCTGGGCGGCACCAACGCGCACGTCGTGGTCGAGCAGGCCCCGCCGGCCGATCCGGTCGACCCGCCGCCGGCCGGGGCGCACCTGCTGCCGGTGTCGGCGCGTACCCCGGCGGCGCTGCGGGCGGCGTTGACCCGGCTGCGGCGGCACCTCGCCGGGACCACCCCGGCGCTGTCCGAGGCGGCCGCGACGCTGGCGCTGGGCCGGCGCGCGTTCCGTCACCGGGCCGCCGTGGTGGCCAACGACTCGGCCGGCGCGGTTGCCGCCCTCGACGAGTTGCTGGCCACCGACGCGCGGGTGGCCGGCGCACCCGGGCCGCTGCGCGAGCTGGCCGCCGCCTGGGTGGCCGGGCGCGACGCCGACCTCACCACCCTGCATCCCGCCGGCACCGTCCGGCGAACCTCGCTGCCCACCTACCCCTTCCAGCGGCAGCGGTACTGGATCGACCCCCCTCAGAAAGGCGTGCGGTGA
- a CDS encoding thioesterase domain-containing protein: protein MNWFISAGSRDPAPVQLFCLPYAGAGASAFRHWPDRLGPDVEVLPVQLPGRENRISEDPRFQIADVARAIAERADRPYAIYGHSMGGRVGFEVVRELRRTGRPLPLRLYVGGARAPHVSAPSVFDGLSQVDDAELLRRLEAGGGLPAGLLEHPELVELLMPLLRADFDRVDGYRYRPEAPLPVPIVAFTGRTDQAVTRQQSAAWREHTAARFALRELDAGHFFLHDALPALAAVIRADLRAAVGGSAPESGGHRMPLGDTGWSVWRDALLRSTGFPADGLTLLAAPRAAAAADELLVTGAGVEQFDKEFDEAVLASARQLTDLAADPLLREAVTWQNRGALPALDGLVRGGAEATRNVRRRERERALLKYWQRYCGKNETVGFFGPSCWVTIDPDLPAAAEVRPGAALTRRRWVWFESWALAAYAERIGADPAVRRWWAPRLAPHLSLAGREVLRPGRPPVPLSPVEAALLATVDGRRPARDVITDGSIGLRRPEDGYELLDRLVRRELLTWDAALPVTPHAEEVLRQRIAAIGDAPARAAAEAGFDRLCAARDAVAAAAGDPDRLRTALDALDETFTELTGQPPQRRAGQMYAGRTLCYEDTSRDLDVVFGAPLLNELAAPLAVLLRAARWLAGALEEAYGAVFRELYDELRAEAGDGPVALSDLWFLVQGLFWGTGERPVDAVAAQFAARWADLFGLAGHPSGATEVRLDVADLAARVDEAFPPLAAHWSNARLHSPDLQICAADVDALARGEYTVVLGELHAAWPSFDTYAVTPSHPDVERLRAALAADLGPRRIRLLYPTDWPRRTSRVAESLAGPTDRQLAFAAAPGAEEDRVLPTVTLTVHDEAGRLVVTAADGQRWPLTEVCAALLSTHAVDGFKLVAAAPYTPRITLDRLVVARQTWRTTVGECGLATVTGDRARYLAVRDWRRGLGLPEQVYVKLGTETKPCFVDLSSPAFASLFCTMVRAAGRDGGDEVTLVVSEMLPTPDDAWVPDAAGRRYFSELRLHIVDAAEPELAR, encoded by the coding sequence GTGAACTGGTTCATCTCCGCCGGCAGCCGCGACCCGGCACCGGTGCAGTTGTTCTGCCTGCCCTACGCCGGTGCCGGCGCCAGCGCGTTCCGACACTGGCCCGACCGGCTCGGCCCGGACGTCGAGGTGCTGCCCGTACAGCTCCCCGGCCGCGAGAACCGGATCAGCGAGGACCCGCGATTCCAGATCGCCGACGTGGCCCGGGCCATCGCCGAGCGGGCCGACCGGCCGTACGCCATCTACGGGCACTCGATGGGCGGCCGGGTCGGCTTCGAGGTGGTCCGCGAGCTGCGCCGCACCGGGCGGCCGCTGCCACTGCGCCTCTACGTCGGCGGCGCCCGCGCCCCGCACGTCAGCGCGCCCAGCGTCTTCGACGGACTGTCCCAGGTGGACGACGCCGAGCTGCTGCGCCGCTTGGAGGCCGGTGGCGGGCTCCCCGCCGGGCTGCTGGAGCACCCCGAACTCGTCGAGCTGCTGATGCCGCTGCTGCGCGCCGACTTCGACCGGGTGGACGGCTACCGCTACCGGCCCGAGGCGCCGCTGCCGGTGCCGATCGTGGCGTTCACCGGCCGCACCGACCAAGCGGTGACCCGGCAGCAGAGCGCCGCCTGGCGGGAGCACACCGCCGCCCGCTTCGCCCTGCGCGAGCTGGACGCCGGGCACTTCTTCCTGCACGACGCGCTGCCCGCGCTGGCCGCCGTGATCCGCGCCGACCTGCGCGCGGCCGTCGGCGGGAGCGCCCCGGAGTCAGGCGGGCACCGGATGCCGCTGGGCGACACCGGCTGGTCGGTGTGGCGCGACGCCCTGCTGCGCAGCACCGGGTTCCCGGCCGACGGGCTGACCCTGCTGGCCGCACCGCGGGCCGCCGCGGCCGCCGACGAGCTGTTGGTCACCGGCGCCGGCGTCGAGCAGTTCGACAAGGAATTCGACGAGGCCGTGCTCGCCAGCGCCCGTCAGCTGACCGACCTGGCCGCGGACCCGCTGCTGCGGGAGGCGGTCACCTGGCAGAACCGGGGTGCGTTGCCCGCCCTGGACGGGCTGGTCCGCGGTGGCGCCGAGGCCACCCGCAACGTGCGCCGGCGGGAGCGGGAACGCGCGCTGCTGAAGTACTGGCAGCGGTACTGCGGCAAGAACGAGACCGTCGGCTTCTTCGGGCCGAGCTGCTGGGTCACCATCGACCCCGACCTGCCGGCCGCCGCCGAGGTGCGCCCGGGCGCGGCGCTGACCCGCCGCCGCTGGGTGTGGTTCGAGTCGTGGGCGCTGGCCGCGTACGCCGAGCGGATCGGCGCGGACCCGGCGGTGCGCCGGTGGTGGGCGCCCCGGCTCGCCCCGCACCTGAGCCTCGCCGGCCGCGAGGTGCTTCGCCCGGGCCGGCCGCCGGTGCCGCTGTCCCCGGTCGAGGCGGCGCTGCTGGCCACCGTCGACGGCCGCCGCCCGGCCCGCGACGTGATCACCGACGGGTCGATCGGGCTGCGCCGACCCGAGGACGGGTACGAGCTGCTGGACCGGCTCGTGCGGCGGGAGCTGCTCACCTGGGACGCCGCGCTGCCGGTGACCCCGCACGCCGAGGAGGTGCTGCGCCAGCGGATCGCAGCGATCGGCGACGCCCCGGCCCGGGCCGCCGCCGAGGCGGGCTTCGACCGGTTGTGTGCCGCCCGGGACGCGGTCGCCGCGGCGGCCGGTGACCCGGACCGGCTGCGGACCGCCCTGGACGCGCTCGACGAGACGTTCACCGAGCTGACCGGGCAGCCGCCGCAACGGCGGGCCGGGCAGATGTACGCCGGCCGCACGCTCTGCTACGAGGACACCAGCCGGGACCTGGACGTTGTCTTCGGCGCGCCGCTGCTGAACGAGCTGGCGGCGCCGCTGGCCGTGCTGCTGCGGGCCGCCCGCTGGCTGGCCGGCGCGCTGGAGGAGGCGTACGGCGCGGTCTTCCGCGAGCTCTACGACGAGTTGCGCGCCGAGGCGGGCGACGGCCCGGTCGCCCTGTCCGACCTGTGGTTCCTGGTGCAGGGCCTGTTCTGGGGCACCGGGGAGCGCCCGGTGGACGCGGTCGCCGCGCAGTTCGCCGCCCGCTGGGCCGACCTGTTCGGCCTGGCCGGGCACCCGTCGGGCGCCACCGAGGTCCGGCTGGACGTGGCGGACCTGGCCGCCCGGGTCGACGAGGCGTTCCCGCCGCTGGCGGCGCACTGGTCCAACGCCCGGCTGCACAGCCCCGACCTGCAGATCTGCGCCGCCGACGTGGACGCGCTGGCCCGTGGCGAGTACACCGTGGTGCTCGGCGAGCTGCACGCCGCCTGGCCGTCGTTCGACACCTACGCGGTGACCCCGTCGCACCCCGACGTGGAGCGGCTGCGCGCCGCGCTGGCGGCCGACCTCGGCCCGCGTCGGATCCGGCTGCTCTACCCGACCGACTGGCCGCGGCGCACCAGCCGGGTCGCCGAGTCGCTGGCCGGCCCGACCGACCGGCAGTTGGCCTTCGCGGCGGCGCCCGGCGCCGAGGAAGACCGGGTGCTCCCCACCGTCACGCTCACCGTGCACGACGAGGCCGGCCGGCTGGTCGTCACGGCCGCCGACGGGCAGCGCTGGCCGCTGACCGAGGTCTGCGCCGCCCTGCTCAGCACCCACGCCGTCGACGGGTTCAAGCTGGTCGCCGCCGCGCCATACACACCCCGGATCACGCTGGACCGGCTGGTGGTGGCCCGGCAGACCTGGCGTACCACGGTGGGGGAGTGCGGCCTGGCCACGGTGACCGGCGACCGGGCCCGCTACCTGGCGGTGCGCGACTGGCGGCGCGGGCTCGGCCTGCCCGAGCAGGTGTACGTCAAGCTCGGCACCGAGACCAAGCCGTGCTTCGTCGACCTGAGCAGCCCCGCGTTCGCCAGCCTGTTCTGCACGATGGTCCGGGCGGCCGGCCGCGATGGCGGCGACGAGGTCACGCTGGTGGTCAGCGAGATGCTGCCCACCCCGGACGACGCCTGGGTGCCCGACGCCGCCGGCCGGCGCTACTTCAGCGAGCTGCGGCTGCATATCGTGGACGCCGCCGAGCCGGAGCTGGCCCGATGA
- a CDS encoding non-ribosomal peptide synthetase, with amino-acid sequence MTDILSISAVRGEPLPWPDATLAELVVAQANRTPDAVAVRQWDTRLSYADLLARAAAVAAALRERGVGRQTRVGVCGGRRPELVATVLGVLLAGGCYVPLEPGGPRRRLRGIAADAGVSLVVGDAADAEFGDAPGIEALGLPGPAPLAPCPARPGDPAYVLFTSGSTGRPKGVLTSHRNVVEFVTGVVALTGADAGVRSLGIASLGFDAATMDLFVPLLLGGTVQLLGAEDRADPVRLTRFIAAHEVNWGFITPTVLAMLDPAELPGWRTVLCGGEAVPAALAARWAPGRRFLNGYGPTETTVLAVSGPLSATETDPVPIGRPLPNHRAYVVDTTLAPVPAGETGELLIGGPGLADGYLGRPALTAERFVPDPFSGLPGERLYRTGDLVRHGPDGRIVYLGRADRQVKIRGQRIELGEVEAVLADLPGVTGVAVEAVPGPAGVELVAFLTPADAPDDARLRAYAGSRLTAAMLPARVLRRGSLPVSAVSGKLDRPALRALAVTALATPQSDPVDTGGAAAAEPAGDPVAAAVAGIWTRLLGVPPGPDTDFLAAGGNSIAAMRLVAALRAELGRQLDTREVFTRRTFGRLVEGVAAAPSGGDGLSTGNPPTLSPPQRRLWFVDQLAPSSAPYNIAVAHRLRGPLDTAAIGAALRAVAERHDVLRWRIPQTGGVPYAVCAEPTDVAVPVVDLTGSADREAELARMLAAGAAHPFDLATGPPWQVTAYRLGPDEHVLAVTWHHAVFDGWSERVCYDDLATGYARAVAGEPPRLPELSARYADYAVWRAERDRQRGSADLTWWTAHLDGVPTVLELPRDRPRPAVQTYAGAEAGVRLSADTDRAVRELAERRGTTVAAVLLAAFGELIARLTGGDDHVLGAIVADRRLAAFDDVIGFFIDTVPVRVRTAGASFAELVDRCAGELHEATAHPGAPLERIVEALGVGRDTARAPLVQVLFNVLNFAPPRLTLTGLTAEPVPVPVPKPGSPFDITVYVVRSDGRTGVEVVYNPDLFDAGRIDDLLADLVELVGALAAAPDTPAREVVAALPRPTVRVPQLGAMTVAGSETTRHPPALVPAGPDGLTDTEELIAGIWREVLERDRVGVTDNFFDIGGHSLALAAVHARLTAATGRSIKMLDLFRHPTVRALAASLDGAADRPELARAALRAAARRSRTRRIPPRRPGGTA; translated from the coding sequence GTGACCGACATCCTGTCCATCAGCGCCGTACGGGGAGAGCCGCTGCCCTGGCCGGACGCGACGCTCGCCGAGCTGGTGGTCGCGCAGGCCAACCGGACCCCGGACGCGGTGGCGGTGCGCCAGTGGGACACCCGGCTCAGTTACGCCGACCTGCTGGCCCGCGCCGCCGCAGTGGCCGCGGCGCTGCGCGAGCGCGGCGTGGGCCGGCAGACCCGGGTGGGTGTGTGTGGCGGCCGCCGGCCGGAGCTGGTGGCCACCGTGCTGGGGGTGTTGCTGGCTGGCGGTTGCTACGTGCCGCTGGAGCCGGGCGGCCCGCGTCGGCGGCTGCGCGGGATCGCCGCCGACGCGGGCGTGTCCCTGGTGGTCGGCGACGCCGCCGACGCGGAGTTCGGCGACGCGCCGGGCATCGAGGCGCTCGGGCTGCCCGGCCCGGCCCCGCTCGCGCCCTGCCCGGCCCGCCCCGGCGATCCGGCGTACGTGCTGTTCACCTCGGGCTCCACCGGGCGGCCCAAGGGCGTGCTCACCAGCCACCGCAACGTGGTCGAGTTCGTCACCGGCGTGGTCGCTCTCACCGGCGCGGACGCGGGCGTACGCAGCCTCGGCATCGCTTCGCTCGGTTTCGACGCGGCCACCATGGACCTGTTCGTGCCGCTGCTGCTCGGCGGCACGGTGCAGCTGCTCGGCGCGGAGGACCGCGCCGACCCGGTGCGGCTGACCCGCTTCATCGCGGCGCACGAGGTGAACTGGGGCTTCATCACGCCCACCGTGCTGGCCATGCTGGACCCGGCGGAGCTGCCCGGCTGGCGCACCGTGCTGTGCGGGGGCGAGGCGGTGCCGGCCGCCCTGGCCGCCCGCTGGGCGCCGGGCCGCCGTTTCCTCAACGGCTACGGGCCGACCGAGACCACGGTGCTCGCGGTCAGCGGCCCGTTGAGCGCCACCGAGACCGATCCGGTGCCGATCGGCCGACCGCTGCCCAACCACCGGGCGTACGTGGTGGACACGACGCTGGCCCCGGTGCCGGCGGGCGAGACCGGCGAGCTGCTGATCGGCGGGCCCGGACTGGCCGACGGCTATCTGGGCCGGCCGGCGCTGACCGCCGAGCGGTTCGTCCCGGACCCGTTCTCCGGCCTGCCCGGCGAGCGGCTGTACCGCACCGGCGACCTGGTCCGGCACGGCCCGGACGGGCGGATCGTCTACCTGGGCCGCGCGGATCGACAGGTCAAGATTCGTGGGCAGCGCATCGAGCTGGGCGAGGTGGAGGCGGTGCTGGCCGACCTGCCCGGGGTGACCGGGGTCGCGGTGGAGGCGGTACCCGGACCCGCCGGCGTCGAGCTGGTCGCGTTCCTCACCCCGGCGGACGCGCCCGACGACGCCCGACTGCGGGCGTACGCCGGCAGTCGGCTGACCGCGGCGATGCTGCCGGCACGGGTGCTGCGCCGCGGGTCCCTGCCGGTCAGCGCGGTCAGCGGGAAGCTGGACCGGCCGGCGCTGCGCGCGCTGGCCGTGACCGCCCTCGCCACCCCGCAGTCCGACCCGGTCGACACCGGTGGTGCGGCCGCCGCCGAGCCGGCCGGTGACCCGGTCGCGGCGGCGGTGGCCGGGATCTGGACCCGGCTGCTGGGCGTGCCGCCCGGCCCGGACACCGACTTCCTCGCCGCCGGTGGCAACTCCATCGCGGCGATGCGCCTGGTCGCCGCGCTCCGCGCCGAGCTGGGCCGGCAGCTCGACACCCGCGAGGTGTTCACCCGGCGCACCTTCGGCCGGCTGGTCGAGGGGGTGGCCGCCGCGCCGAGCGGCGGCGACGGGCTGAGCACCGGCAACCCGCCGACGCTCTCCCCGCCGCAGCGCCGACTCTGGTTCGTCGACCAGCTCGCGCCGTCCAGCGCGCCCTACAACATCGCCGTGGCGCACCGGCTGCGTGGCCCGCTCGACACCGCCGCGATCGGCGCCGCGCTGCGGGCCGTCGCCGAACGGCACGACGTGCTGCGCTGGCGGATCCCGCAGACCGGCGGCGTGCCGTACGCGGTCTGCGCCGAGCCCACCGACGTGGCGGTGCCGGTGGTCGACCTCACCGGCAGCGCCGATCGGGAGGCCGAGCTGGCCCGGATGCTCGCCGCGGGCGCCGCGCACCCCTTCGACCTGGCCACCGGGCCGCCGTGGCAGGTCACCGCCTACCGGCTCGGCCCGGACGAGCACGTGCTGGCCGTCACCTGGCACCACGCCGTCTTCGACGGCTGGTCCGAGCGGGTCTGCTACGACGACCTGGCCACCGGGTACGCCCGCGCGGTGGCCGGCGAGCCGCCACGATTGCCGGAGCTGTCCGCCCGCTACGCCGACTACGCCGTCTGGCGGGCCGAACGGGACCGCCAGCGCGGTTCCGCCGATCTGACCTGGTGGACGGCGCACCTGGACGGCGTGCCGACAGTGCTGGAGCTGCCCCGGGACCGACCCCGGCCCGCGGTGCAGACCTACGCCGGTGCGGAGGCCGGCGTCCGGCTGTCCGCCGACACCGACCGCGCGGTCCGGGAGCTGGCCGAGCGGCGCGGCACCACGGTCGCCGCCGTGCTGCTGGCCGCGTTCGGCGAGCTGATCGCGCGGCTCACCGGCGGCGACGACCACGTGCTCGGGGCGATCGTCGCCGACCGGCGGCTGGCCGCGTTCGACGACGTGATCGGCTTCTTCATCGACACCGTGCCGGTGCGGGTCCGCACCGCCGGAGCGAGCTTCGCCGAGCTGGTCGACCGGTGCGCCGGGGAGCTGCACGAGGCCACCGCCCACCCGGGTGCGCCGCTGGAACGCATCGTCGAGGCGTTGGGCGTCGGCCGGGACACCGCCCGGGCGCCGCTGGTGCAGGTGCTGTTCAACGTGCTCAACTTCGCGCCGCCCCGGCTGACGCTGACCGGGCTGACCGCGGAGCCGGTGCCGGTGCCGGTGCCCAAGCCGGGCTCACCGTTCGACATCACCGTCTACGTGGTCCGGTCCGACGGCCGCACCGGCGTCGAGGTGGTCTACAACCCGGACCTCTTCGACGCCGGGCGCATCGACGACCTGCTCGCCGACCTGGTCGAGCTGGTGGGCGCGCTGGCCGCCGCACCGGACACGCCGGCCCGCGAGGTGGTCGCCGCGCTGCCCCGGCCCACCGTGCGGGTGCCGCAGCTCGGCGCGATGACCGTCGCCGGCAGCGAAACGACGCGCCACCCGCCGGCGCTGGTGCCCGCGGGCCCGGACGGGCTCACTGACACCGAGGAGCTGATCGCGGGAATCTGGCGGGAGGTGCTGGAGCGCGACCGGGTCGGGGTGACCGACAACTTCTTCGACATCGGGGGGCACTCCCTCGCGCTCGCCGCCGTGCACGCCCGGCTGACCGCCGCCACCGGCCGCTCCATCAAGATGCTCGATCTGTTCCGCCACCCCACCGTCCGGGCGCTCGCCGCCAGCCTCGATGGGGCCGCCGACCGCCCGGAGCTGGCGCGGGCCGCTCTGCGCGCCGCCGCCCGCCGCAGCCGTACCCGCCGTATCCCTCCCCGCCGCCCCGGCGGCACCGCGTGA